In one Drosophila albomicans strain 15112-1751.03 chromosome X, ASM965048v2, whole genome shotgun sequence genomic region, the following are encoded:
- the LOC117577776 gene encoding protein hold'em: MSASKYKTTKHLHLIDMHPTMTNFSTVALIIAKSEPHIFLDKLSSEKRGVINFTLRDTKRHIANCKCWGSEVSVHEYNAMLQMGDVVDIVRAKVMAITPPSLPSHNGFTENRYQPRGTLSCALVVNEGHGYLVKHSSDDQATLQALLQLCGQSHKALSTALKLRDVRCVVPGGEQRPAAFVDLFVAVATMPPVRELKRKQPRNGSTLLQCLELVVIDTSCASGMMLTLWHTNWIRRAQRWQAGKTLLHLIDVRVAHSQFHGCSVLSHASCTLIYENPEPRSPEAQALLAFAAKTPLGSFELCAQSDVENLPPAAEIQTQMTVRQIYARAEGELQDATSEHFTAVLYAMVSKFDIDGLGTSINKKCKSCRRLIPSNRNECDNEHCQLEFSLEYSGARAEQFFNINIHLSDHTGTLVETRLSGGVANQLLGLNADAFEVLSDRKKTELKWRFLLKHFEVKLLIKKPTPVRKNLAIIVVDMELIELEQIIEKLAAF, encoded by the exons ATGTCTGCATCGAagtataaaacaacaaaacatctCCATCTGATCGATATGCACCCTACTATGACCAATTTCTCCACCGTTGCCCTCATCATTGCGAAATCCGAGCCGCACATCTTCCTCGACAAGCTGAGCAGCGAAAAGCGTGGCGTGATTAATTTCACGTTGCGTGACACGAAGCGTCACATTGCCAACTGCAAGTGCTGGGGCTCCGAAGTCAGCGTGCACGAGTACAATGCAATGCTACAAATGGGCGACGTAGTCGACATCGTCAGGGCTAAGGTGATGGCCATAACACCACCATCGCTGCCGTCACACAACGGATTCACTGAGAATCGCTATCAACCACGCGGCACACTGTCGTGTGCACTTGTTGTCAACGAAGGACACGGCTATTTGGTGAAACACAGCAGCGACGATCAGGCAACACTGCAAGCATTGCTCCAACTTTGCGGGCAATCGCACAAAGCACTGAGCACAGCTCTCAAACTCCGGGATGTGCGTTGCGTGGTGCCTGGTGGTGAACAGCGTCCGGCTGCGTTTGTTGATCTGTTCGTGGCAGTGGCCACGATGCCGCCGGTGCGTGAACTCAAACGCAAGCAGCCACGCAATGGCAGCACACTGTTGCAGTGCCTTGAACTGGTGGTCATCGATACCAGCTGTGCGTCGGGCATGATGTTGACGCTATGGCACACGAATTGGATACGTCGTGCTCAGCGCTGGCAAGCGGGCAAAACGTTGTTGCATCTTATTGATGTGCGTGTCGCGCATTCGCAGTTTCATGGCTGTTCGGTGCTTAGTCATGCCAGCTGCACGCTCATCTACGAGAACCCAGAACCAAGAAGTCCAGAGGCTCAAGCGTTGCTTGCTTTTGCGGCCAAAACACCGCTGGGCAGCTTTGAGTTGTGTGCGCAAAGCGATGTGGAGAATTTGCCGCCAG CTGCAGAGATCCAAACTCAGATGACAGTTCGACAGATTTATGCGCGTGCCGAGGGCGAACTGCAGGATGCAACCAGTGAACACTTTACGGCCGTACTCTATGCCATGGTCAGCAAATTCGATATCGATGGCTTGGGCACGAGCATCAACAAGAAATG CAAATCATGTCGTCGTCTCATTCCAAGCAATCGCAATGAATGCGACAATGAGCATTGCCAGCTAGAGTTCTCATTGGAATATAGCGGAGCACGTGCCGAGCAGTTCTTTAACATCAATATTCACTTGTCGGATCACACGGGCACGCTGGTGGAGACGCGTCTTAGTGGCGGCGTTGCCAATCAATTGCTGGGTCTCAATGCAGATGCCTTTGAGGTGCTGTCGGATCGCAAAAAGACCGAGCTTAAGTGGCGCTTTCTGTTAAAACACTTTGAGGTGAAGCTACTGATAAAAAAGCCAACACCTGTGCGCAAGAATCTTGCAATCATTGTCGTGGACATGGAGCTAATAGAGCTAGAACAGATCATAGAGAAGTTAGCTgcattctaa
- the LOC117577768 gene encoding sorting nexin-25: MEGRRPLFPIEPEPPTTPTQRLTLLATRSLRALQLNWKFIISGITLTLLAVIWYYPTFFLFFAFVIYSLVLVFAAVAGTVYIHYIFTTNEPTKPNRLPSKLLYNATKSHIFDLPNPIKNPSNLPLIFGKTVDLQLQQIIEYVLRDFMVPWLGYVVTKPKLINDVIREDLWNAIQKIHERAARMDPAKIIAVDMINRVTVHLEKIRIAEARAAETSSAPVFSTNSYLVDEEKEMEFLRKLCEIMVILLLPRGYSLPPLKVLLSEILSFKIFFPMIKMLTSPDYINQKVVQNIETRLAAAAISKRSYEYAASFEEFLKIINNSGNLEELSLIRKSIVNDLMHATSMQNLQRAKGLDPDTEDHTLTKSELTAAVRLKRYVQQLTVAKGQCEKNLAKFGWNGNYSSDTDLTLMEILNTAVGRRFFTLFLEPLKASALVGFYLAVDEMKHSHKSATHQLGTEIFYTYIRAPKPEIQIDKHERKLIETFVLGDAGPDIFYDIQRNILRTLEDKYYPPFVLSEQYRQLKEALDSNEFNDPTLLMCPTLLGDVHDDEQASVVDGLNGAGGAPAAIDVAAHTSYARRKLEQIQERIDKKNQALDALKYSVKPESKVLQILEKEMEWLKSEKRQTEAHLRRTDAWTEHLCKWKATIQSVEVSDEKESLQFMILVHVDEDINAPPQAAPKNGDSISSSTGRAQRRRPSGISSGWVVMRSLNQVHELQRKLRHVSSNLKSLDLPTNFKFFFLKTDRHAQEKAKGQIQKFLNFILEDDHLNGSEAIYTFLSPSSDHLKQTLPSPKKSKFSLSTLFKSDAAKAHDSNKASDPFWGLQRDDDDMSTYLDGETSSDAKLLADLDSKDSIAEPMYALMGEIFDMGGVFKWLRKSIISFVQITYGRTINRQIRESIAYLFEESMLHNYFSAILKSFWPGGVLASAYPVRSEDMKEMTTNAAKALLTDHIPEVLCNLVGAQAAKRGVLKVFDALQNPTYNKQLFYELLEILMIEFFPEIRQLKVNNSANGSKLNTATAGVAAASAAAALAAVAALPLNCNSHGTVHGTASSLAPSSTTHTAAGNASGNPKEHYHQSPPQQSPYHQSRAEPHHHGTTGAK; this comes from the exons ATGGAGGGACGCCGCCCATTGTTTCCCATTGAACCTGAGCCGCCAACAACGCCCACACAGCGACTGACACTGCTGGCAACGCG CTCGCTACGTGCGCTGCAATTAAACTGGAAGTTTATCATTTCCGGCATCACATTGACGCTTTTGGCCGTTATTTGGTATTATCCAACGTTCTTCTTATTCTTCGCATTCGTCATCTACTCCTTGGTGCTGGTCTTTGCAG CTGTCGCCGGCACCGTCTACATACATTACATATTTACGACCAATGAGCCCACAAAGCCAAATCGACTGCCCTCCAAGCTGCTCTACAATGCCACCAA AAGTCACATTTTTGATTTGCCAAATCCCATCAAGAATCCATCGAATTTACCATTGATCTTTGGCAAAACAGTCGATCTGCAGCTTCAGCAGATCATCGAGTATGTGCTACGAGACTTTATGGTGCCCTGGCTAGG TTACGTTGTGACCAAGCCCAAGCTCATCAATGATGTCATACGCGAGGATCTTTGGAATGCCATACAAAAGATACATGAGCGAGCCGCTCGCATGGATCCGGCTAAGATCATTGCCGTTGACATGATCAATCGCGTCACAGTGCATCTCGAAAAGATTCGCATTGCCGAGGCACGCGC TGCGGAGACGAGCAGCGCACCTGTGTTTAGCACCAATTCGTACCTGGTCGATGAGGAGAAGGAAATGGAGTTTTTGCGTAAACTGTGCGAAATTATGGTCATTCTGCTGTTGCCACGCGGCTATTCACTGCCACCACTCAAAGTGCTGCTCAGCGAGATTCTGTCCTTTAAGA TATTCTTTCCAATGATCAAAATGCTGACGTCACCGGACTACATCAACCAGAAGGTGGTGCAAAACATTGAGACACGTCTGGCGGCAGCGGCGATAAGCAAACGAAGCTACGAGTATGCGGCTAGCTTTGAGGAGTTCCTCAAGATCATCAACAATTCGGGGAATCTGGAGGAGTTATCGTTGATACGGAAAAGCATTGTGAATGATTTGATGCATGCGACGAGCATGCAGAATTTGCAACGTGCCAAAGGACTTGATCCCGATACCGAGGATCATACGCTAACCAAATCCGAGCTGACGGCCGCTGTGCGGCTCAAGCGTTATGTGCAACAACTGACGGTGGCCAAGGGTCAGTGTGAAAAGAATCTGGCCAAGTTTGGATGGAATGGCAACTACTCCAGCGATACA GATTTAACGCTGATGGAAATACTCAATACGGCGGTGGGTCGACGCTTCTTTACGCTGTTCCTGGAGCCATTGAAGGCGAGTGCGCTGGTTGGCTTCTATCTGGCCGTCGATGAGATGAAACATTCGCACAAAAGTGCCACCCATCAGCTGGGCACCGAGATCTTTTACACCTATATTCGTGCACCCAAGCCAGAGATACAAATCGATAAGCATGAGCGCAAACTGATCGAGACCTTTGTGCTCGGCGATGCGGGTCCAGATATATTCTATGATATACAGCGGAATATTCTGCGCACACTCGAGGACAAATACTATCCGCCATTTGTGCTGAGCGAACAGTATCGTCAGCTAAAGGAGGCGCTCGATTCGAACGAATTTAACGATCCCACCTTGCTCATGTGTCCCACACTCCTCGGCGATGTGCATGACGATGAGCAGGCCAGCGTTGTCGATGGCCTCAATGGTGCCGGCGGTGCTCCGGCTGCCATCGATGTCGCTGCACACACGTCGTATGCGCGACGAAAGCTGGAGCAGATACAGGAGCGCATCGATAAGAAGAATCAAGCGCTCGATGCGCTCAAGTATTCGGTGAAACCGGAATCGAAGGTGCTGCAAATACTCGAAAAGGAGATGGAGTGGCTAAAAAGCGAGAAGCGACAGACGGAGGCGCATCTCCGACGCACCGATGCCTGGACCGAGCACCTGTGCAAATGGAAGGCGACCATACAAAGTGTCGAG GTATCCGATGAGAAGGAATCACTCCAATTCATGATACTCGTGCACGTGGACGAGGACATCAATGCACCGCCACAGGCAGCGCCCAAGAATGGcgacagcatcagcagcagcacaggACGTGCACAGCGACGTCGTCCCTCGGGGATATCCAGTGGCTGGGTTGTGATGCGTTCGCTTAACCAAGTGCAC GAGCTGCAACGCAAGCTGCGACATGTGAGCTCCAATTTAAAGTCACTCGATTTGCCCACGAACTTCAAGTTCTTCTTCCTGAAGACGGATCGTCATGCACAGGAAAAGGCCAAAGGACAAATTCAAAAGTTTCTCAAC TTCATATTGGAAGACGATCATTTGAATGGCAGCGAAGCGATCTATACGTTTCTCAGTCCCAGTTCGGATCATCTGAAGCAAACGTTGCCATCGCCCAAAAAGTCTAAATTCTCGTTGTCGACGCTCTTTAAGAGCGATGCGGCCAAGGCGCATGACAGCAACAAGGCAAGCGATCCGTTTTGGGGACTGCAacgcgatgacgatgacatgTCCACGTATCTCGATGGCGAGACGAGCAGCGATGCCAAACTGCTGGCAGATTTGGATAGCAAAGATTCGATAGCGGAACCAATGTATGCCCTCATGGGTGAAATCTTCGATATGGGCGGCGTCTTTAAGTGGCTGCGGAAGAGCATCATCTCGTTCGTTCAGATCACCTATGGACGTACGATCAATCGTCAGATACGTGAATCGATTGCCTATCTCTTCGAGGAGTCCATGCTGCACAATTATTTCTCGGCGATTTTAAAATCCTTTTGGCCCGGCGGCGTTTTAGCATCCGCTTATCCGGTGCGTTCCGAGGACATGAAGGAGATGACCACGAATGCAGCGAAAGCTCTCCTCACCGATCACATACCCGAGGTGCTGTGCAATCTTGTCGGCGCCCAGGCGGCCAAACGTGGCGTCCTCAAGGTGTTCGATGCCCTGCAGAATCCCACATACAACAAGCAGTTGTTCTAT GAGCTGCTGGAGATCCTGATGATTGAATTCTTTCCGGAGATACGCCAGCTGAAGGTGAACAACAGTGCCAACGGCAGCAAACTGAATACGGCCACAGCGGGCGTGGCAGCCGCCTCCGCTGCCGCAGCATTGGCCGCAGTCGCAGCGCTGCCGCTGAACTGCAACAGCCATGGAACAGTCCACGGGACGGCGTCGAGTCTAGCGCCAAGTTCGACGACACACACGGCTGCTGGCAATGCATCGGGGAATCCCAAGGAGCATTATCATCAGTCGCCGCCGCAGCAGTCGCCTTATCATCAGAGCAGAGCTGAGCCTCATCATCATGGCACGACGGGAGCCAAGTAG